A single region of the Thermotoga profunda AZM34c06 genome encodes:
- a CDS encoding bifunctional nuclease family protein, which yields MRRAWIKALVLDKVHNSPVVILGIEGTNKVVPIWIGACEANALAISLEGLGFPRPLTHDLIVNILEALDARLEKAIIHSVKDNVYYATLVIRDLTYVEGEEDEGSDEHALIEMDARPSDSIVLAVKKGIPLYVSNEIVEEHAIDLQIPEDTSDEEFKKFVENLDIDKFRQMLRDEPQDQEDEE from the coding sequence ATGAGAAGGGCTTGGATTAAAGCATTGGTTTTAGACAAGGTACACAATTCTCCGGTTGTGATATTGGGAATCGAAGGAACTAACAAGGTGGTGCCGATTTGGATAGGAGCATGTGAAGCGAACGCTCTTGCAATAAGCCTTGAGGGTCTTGGCTTTCCAAGACCTCTGACACACGATTTAATCGTGAATATTCTTGAGGCACTCGATGCACGTCTTGAGAAGGCAATCATTCACTCAGTAAAAGACAACGTTTACTATGCGACACTTGTGATACGTGATTTGACGTATGTAGAAGGAGAAGAAGACGAGGGTTCAGATGAACACGCCTTGATCGAAATGGACGCAAGACCATCTGATTCCATAGTCCTTGCCGTGAAAAAGGGCATACCACTTTATGTGAGTAATGAAATAGTAGAAGAACACGCAATTGATTTACAGATACCTGAAGATACATCAGATGAGGAATTCAAAAAATTCGTTGAAAATCTGGATATAGATAAATTTAGACAGATGCTCAGAGACGAGCCACAGGATCAAGAAGATGAAGAATGA
- a CDS encoding polyprenyl synthetase family protein gives MKNEDFLEVFNKKLQNLIPKSSKVEEAMNYSLLSGGKRIRPILIKTICEDMMVDIDLVWHPALAIELFHTGSLIHDDLPQIDDSPLRRGRPSCHVVYGNDFAILAGDGLMLKSFCVLSQSPANENVKAVLFREFSRSTYDVLIGEALDVEYTGKRQELDKVIKMYAKKTGGLFSFCVASGAMLSEKFHLIDKLSKLGSLLGVWFQVVDDLKDALSDETAVGKTVGRDKILGKPTVVSIVGIQKAENFADKLLKGVVKRFSELGMNGTVDFLKSLAK, from the coding sequence ATGAAGAATGAGGATTTTCTTGAAGTATTCAACAAAAAACTGCAAAATTTGATCCCAAAATCCAGCAAAGTCGAAGAGGCTATGAACTATAGCCTTCTGTCTGGTGGTAAACGAATCAGACCAATTCTGATAAAAACCATCTGTGAAGACATGATGGTAGATATCGATTTAGTGTGGCACCCTGCACTTGCAATCGAACTTTTTCACACCGGCTCTTTAATTCATGATGATCTTCCACAGATAGATGATTCACCTCTCAGGCGAGGCAGACCGTCCTGTCATGTGGTTTATGGAAATGATTTTGCGATACTTGCAGGAGATGGGTTGATGTTGAAGTCTTTTTGTGTACTCAGCCAGTCTCCTGCCAATGAAAATGTAAAGGCCGTTCTATTTAGAGAATTTTCAAGATCGACTTATGATGTTTTGATTGGTGAGGCACTTGATGTCGAATACACTGGTAAACGCCAGGAGCTCGATAAAGTTATTAAAATGTATGCAAAGAAAACCGGTGGCCTTTTCTCGTTTTGTGTTGCATCAGGCGCTATGCTTTCAGAGAAATTTCATTTAATAGACAAACTTTCTAAATTGGGCTCGTTGCTTGGTGTGTGGTTTCAAGTAGTTGACGATTTGAAGGATGCTTTGTCTGATGAAACAGCAGTTGGTAAGACAGTTGGGAGAGATAAAATACTCGGAAAACCAACAGTTGTGAGTATCGTTGGGATTCAGAAGGCAGAGAATTTTGCCGATAAGTTATTGAAAGGAGTTGTGAAAAGATTCAGTGAACTTGGAATGAACGGGACGGTTGATTTTCTGAAATCTCTTGCCAAATGA
- a CDS encoding esterase/lipase family protein produces MRFVEKVIELLGSILKKKLLLLIVIGSIIVVLIVLLGLNIFRKTFTTKPEKGASVMTEALTISVSEGAYSRPKSFEIRKISSSNLPLQLASIFVSDVYEVTPVDKIEEFAMKPILIRYRLPANLYLGEDYANVRLAYIPNTSEPIYRTFGGAYIDMDEVGPYIETEAFHTSTIGLIANVPQKQKLGLQLIKENSKSAEPVLLLIPDIDRNFLGFIPSTLKQDINIWSELFPSRTIMYYEYPIVDTKSKSYMNGFRQFSKNSDINSFLLYEAEKLSAELLRLKSLDFDILAHGMGGLIARLALERHPEIKNIRTVVLVSTPNKGTNIVNPIYFGTLLFGKPSELIANNFGTDKSTVDSMKSHLLSYLESVGPLYREISASSKLLSLIGSPRKDIKYLCVVGNKPPMSIDLKGTPLESFYPELVTGSGDGVVTKQSATIDGVELFESDGSFFDCYLSPKFHEKLKKILDYQLPKVPEYKVETYSERVPGVKETETVPKPIQTLQVKTPSSFKIAQLMKKIKTLDQQAIDIFQVGSKILIQRSSGLYDLNGKVLYQGDLQFAHVVSGKLGFYSNKNAIIYDGSGISQTSGVNLLENCVDFLVSDIGIFSVVKSKGLSLYKWEREWKKVTDLSGEYARFIDGNSPLLLTNEAVYSLSSNSSVLKKLVSSSDINIKGKSVDFTTCIEKDDLLILGLRSYSIILFNLSTKSRVIVAEGWIDPIYIGQGERYLLISGSSSVLFFDLKNMALREEIHKFDGKIKKIVPVGKEVYALVDRRIEIYELP; encoded by the coding sequence GTGAGATTTGTGGAAAAGGTTATTGAGTTACTTGGGTCTATACTGAAAAAGAAATTACTTTTGCTCATCGTTATTGGTTCTATCATAGTAGTTTTGATTGTCCTTTTAGGATTGAATATCTTTAGAAAAACTTTTACAACCAAACCCGAGAAAGGTGCGAGTGTCATGACCGAGGCTTTAACGATCTCGGTGTCTGAAGGTGCATATAGTAGACCCAAATCCTTTGAGATAAGAAAGATATCTTCTTCAAACCTTCCTTTGCAACTTGCTTCGATATTTGTCTCTGACGTGTATGAAGTCACTCCTGTTGATAAAATCGAGGAATTTGCAATGAAACCAATTTTGATTCGTTACCGTTTACCGGCGAATCTATATCTTGGCGAGGATTATGCAAATGTGAGATTAGCCTATATTCCAAATACTTCAGAGCCTATCTACAGAACCTTTGGTGGTGCTTACATAGATATGGATGAAGTGGGACCGTATATTGAAACCGAGGCCTTTCACACATCAACGATTGGATTAATTGCGAATGTACCACAAAAACAGAAACTTGGTTTGCAACTGATCAAGGAAAACTCAAAGAGTGCGGAGCCTGTTTTGTTACTCATACCAGATATAGACAGAAATTTTTTGGGTTTCATTCCGAGTACTCTTAAGCAAGATATAAATATCTGGAGTGAGCTCTTTCCAAGTAGAACGATCATGTATTATGAATATCCAATAGTCGATACAAAGTCAAAGTCTTACATGAACGGCTTCAGACAGTTTTCTAAGAATTCCGACATAAATAGCTTCTTGCTTTATGAGGCAGAAAAATTGTCGGCAGAGCTTCTCAGGTTAAAATCTCTTGACTTTGATATCCTTGCCCATGGAATGGGTGGTTTGATAGCTCGTTTGGCATTGGAAAGACATCCAGAGATAAAGAACATCAGGACCGTTGTTTTGGTGAGCACCCCGAACAAAGGTACAAATATAGTGAACCCAATTTACTTTGGAACCTTACTTTTTGGCAAACCTTCAGAGCTGATCGCAAACAATTTTGGCACGGACAAATCCACTGTAGATTCCATGAAATCACATTTGTTATCTTATCTTGAGTCAGTTGGTCCGCTGTATAGAGAGATATCTGCATCCTCTAAATTGCTGAGTTTGATAGGTTCTCCACGCAAAGATATTAAATATCTCTGTGTGGTTGGAAATAAACCTCCGATGTCCATAGACTTGAAAGGTACACCACTTGAGAGTTTCTATCCGGAGTTGGTAACTGGTTCTGGAGATGGTGTTGTTACAAAACAGAGTGCAACGATAGATGGAGTTGAGCTTTTTGAGTCAGATGGGTCATTTTTCGATTGTTACCTTTCACCAAAGTTTCACGAGAAGCTAAAGAAGATTCTGGATTATCAACTCCCAAAGGTTCCCGAGTACAAAGTGGAAACTTATTCTGAAAGAGTGCCAGGTGTAAAAGAAACAGAAACTGTTCCAAAACCTATACAGACCTTACAGGTCAAAACACCGAGTTCTTTCAAAATTGCTCAATTGATGAAAAAAATAAAGACACTTGACCAGCAAGCGATCGATATTTTTCAAGTTGGTTCAAAGATTCTAATTCAACGTAGTAGTGGTTTATATGACTTGAATGGGAAAGTTTTATACCAAGGAGATCTTCAATTTGCACATGTTGTTTCAGGTAAACTCGGATTTTACAGCAACAAAAATGCGATAATATATGATGGCAGTGGTATATCTCAGACTTCTGGTGTGAATCTTTTGGAGAATTGCGTGGATTTCTTGGTCAGTGATATAGGGATATTTTCAGTAGTGAAGAGCAAAGGACTATCTCTTTATAAGTGGGAAAGAGAATGGAAAAAAGTAACTGACCTATCTGGAGAATATGCGAGATTTATCGATGGAAACAGTCCGCTTTTGTTGACAAATGAAGCTGTGTACAGTTTGTCGAGTAATTCGAGTGTTTTGAAAAAACTCGTGAGCTCTTCTGACATAAACATAAAAGGAAAGTCGGTCGATTTCACAACTTGTATTGAGAAAGATGATCTGCTGATTTTGGGTTTGAGAAGTTATTCGATAATTTTGTTCAACCTCTCAACAAAGTCACGTGTTATCGTGGCTGAAGGATGGATAGATCCAATTTATATTGGGCAAGGTGAGAGATATTTATTAATTAGTGGAAGTTCTTCTGTTCTTTTCTTTGATCTGAAGAATATGGCGCTTAGAGAAGAAATACACAAATTTGATGGGAAGATCAAGAAGATTGTACCAGTTGGAAAGGAGGTCTACGCACTTGTAGACAGGAGGATAGAGATCTATGAGTTACCTTAA
- a CDS encoding tetratricopeptide repeat protein, whose protein sequence is MSYLKNVKPLVVWLVISVALVFASNEYYTSALNAYISGNYEQALQWFEKAVQIEPSLESYDSLLKLKMGICAFAIGDLQKAKTYLEQYQNTNPISKQILALIKQGTQPTEEWMTWIRARIPQTTPTPTELPQKKGVSLLLIIGVFVVSFSVSFLAMYLLKKRKEKKVRVEVSKESTEQKIDVETQVESSISEVEKLVQEISTSTQTPVVESDEKFKEIEAQLDSIVQEILSKEKPKEETRLSSQDDPFEILKKLEEKTAYDEEDAKVLSDLMNKIINTQGKSQGETEH, encoded by the coding sequence ATGAGTTACCTTAAAAATGTGAAACCTCTTGTTGTTTGGTTGGTTATATCTGTCGCATTGGTTTTCGCATCAAATGAGTATTACACATCGGCACTGAATGCTTATATTTCTGGAAATTACGAACAGGCTCTACAATGGTTTGAAAAGGCTGTGCAGATAGAGCCTTCATTGGAATCTTATGATAGTTTACTCAAATTGAAAATGGGTATCTGTGCCTTTGCCATAGGAGATCTGCAAAAGGCAAAGACATATTTAGAACAGTATCAGAACACCAATCCAATCTCTAAACAGATCTTGGCTTTGATCAAACAGGGTACTCAACCAACCGAAGAATGGATGACATGGATAAGAGCAAGAATTCCACAAACCACTCCAACTCCTACAGAATTGCCTCAGAAGAAGGGTGTTTCTTTACTTCTCATCATAGGTGTATTTGTTGTTAGTTTCTCTGTGAGTTTTCTTGCAATGTATTTGTTGAAAAAACGGAAAGAAAAGAAAGTGCGGGTGGAAGTATCAAAAGAATCTACCGAGCAAAAAATCGATGTTGAAACTCAAGTTGAAAGTAGTATAAGTGAGGTTGAAAAACTCGTTCAGGAGATATCTACTTCAACACAAACACCTGTTGTCGAGTCTGATGAGAAGTTCAAAGAAATAGAGGCACAGCTTGATTCAATAGTTCAGGAGATTTTGTCGAAGGAAAAACCCAAAGAAGAAACTCGATTGAGCAGTCAAGATGATCCTTTTGAGATTCTAAAGAAACTTGAAGAAAAGACCGCTTATGATGAAGAAGACGCAAAGGTTTTATCAGATTTGATGAACAAGATCATCAATACCCAGGGAAAATCACAAGGCGAGACGGAACACTGA
- the mreB gene encoding rod shape-determining protein — translation MRRDLGIDLGTANTLVYVRGKGIVINEPSVVAINADTGEVLKVGMEAKMMLGKTPASIIALRPLRDGVIADYDVALSMLKYFIGKTKPAMSFLKPRVVIGVPIGITDVERRAILEAGLEAGASRVFLIEEPMASAIGIDLDVEEPNGNMIVDIGGGTTEVAVISLGSIVVWDSIRIAGDEMDEAIVQYVRETYRIAIGERTGEKIKIDIGNVFQNQEYDALETVVTGIDLSTGLPRRTILKGAEIREALMIPIAAIIDSIKSTLERTPPELATDIVERGIVATGGGSLLRGIDKLIERETGIKVVRAEDPMSCVAKGAGKVLDKVEILKKLQQVD, via the coding sequence ATGAGACGTGACCTTGGTATAGATCTTGGAACGGCAAATACACTTGTGTACGTGAGGGGTAAGGGAATCGTTATAAACGAGCCATCTGTTGTGGCAATCAACGCAGATACAGGTGAAGTCCTCAAGGTTGGTATGGAAGCAAAGATGATGCTTGGAAAAACTCCCGCATCGATAATAGCCTTACGACCACTGAGAGATGGTGTCATTGCAGACTACGATGTGGCTCTCTCAATGCTCAAATACTTCATTGGTAAAACTAAACCAGCTATGTCCTTTCTCAAACCAAGGGTTGTCATAGGTGTACCCATAGGAATAACTGATGTTGAAAGGCGTGCAATACTCGAAGCTGGGCTCGAAGCAGGCGCTTCAAGGGTTTTTTTGATAGAAGAACCCATGGCGAGTGCAATAGGTATAGATCTCGATGTTGAAGAACCAAATGGGAATATGATCGTTGACATAGGAGGAGGAACAACAGAGGTTGCTGTGATATCCTTGGGGAGCATCGTTGTATGGGATTCAATAAGGATTGCAGGAGATGAGATGGACGAAGCAATAGTTCAATATGTCAGAGAAACATATCGAATAGCAATAGGTGAAAGAACTGGTGAGAAGATAAAAATAGACATCGGAAATGTCTTTCAAAACCAAGAATACGACGCATTAGAAACAGTGGTAACCGGCATCGATCTTTCAACTGGGTTACCACGAAGAACCATTCTAAAAGGTGCAGAGATTCGTGAAGCATTGATGATACCAATCGCAGCCATAATCGACAGTATAAAATCCACTTTAGAGAGAACTCCTCCAGAACTGGCAACGGATATCGTAGAACGTGGAATAGTGGCAACAGGTGGTGGTTCTTTACTACGAGGCATAGACAAACTCATTGAAAGAGAAACAGGAATAAAAGTCGTTAGGGCTGAAGATCCAATGTCGTGTGTTGCTAAAGGCGCTGGCAAGGTACTTGACAAAGTAGAAATACTGAAAAAACTCCAGCAGGTGGACTGA
- a CDS encoding lysylphosphatidylglycerol synthase transmembrane domain-containing protein has product MRTKILIGVILSLGMTALISLFGAKESLLAAFKSIDLRIFSIACCAYFIFMLIDALRTKILLSHNGLKVSYLLCFQNTVLGLYTSAITPFSAGGQPFQIYHLVKNNISIERSSMAIGVKFITSLTLMITTSFFLILFRGKKLISDNSSAFMVYAGLILTSAIYVFFLLLILSKNFTYRIFTSKFLTKVISRLTKKDIQLVLKKTVDSLSNYFELLKNLWTSSKILLLVNVFLTGLEILLTMSVPYILVLSFGFCKVNYLEFLAAILAMTMVVYFLPTPGSSGGVEGAFYIMFKNLISRDIVVATVITWRLITYYTMIALGTLLLSKMLLTFKQTKP; this is encoded by the coding sequence GTGCGAACAAAAATCCTGATAGGTGTCATTCTGAGTTTGGGAATGACTGCGTTAATATCACTTTTCGGTGCAAAAGAGAGTCTTTTGGCAGCGTTCAAGTCCATTGATCTTCGGATATTCTCGATTGCATGCTGTGCTTACTTTATTTTTATGCTGATTGATGCACTTAGAACAAAGATTTTATTGTCGCATAATGGATTAAAAGTTAGCTATTTATTGTGTTTTCAAAACACTGTGCTTGGTCTTTATACGAGTGCTATAACCCCTTTTTCAGCAGGTGGTCAACCTTTTCAGATATATCATCTGGTCAAGAACAACATTTCAATAGAAAGATCATCGATGGCAATTGGTGTGAAATTCATCACATCACTGACTCTGATGATTACAACTTCATTTTTTCTGATTTTGTTTCGGGGTAAGAAACTCATATCTGATAACAGTTCGGCTTTTATGGTTTATGCTGGTCTTATACTCACAAGTGCCATTTATGTATTTTTTCTACTTCTCATTCTTTCAAAGAATTTCACATATAGAATTTTCACCTCGAAATTTTTAACAAAGGTGATATCCCGTTTGACTAAGAAAGATATACAATTAGTTCTTAAGAAAACAGTTGATTCCCTATCAAATTATTTTGAATTGCTCAAGAATCTGTGGACCTCTTCAAAGATACTCCTGTTGGTCAATGTGTTTTTGACTGGTTTAGAGATATTATTGACAATGAGTGTTCCGTATATATTAGTATTGAGTTTTGGTTTTTGCAAGGTGAATTACCTTGAGTTCTTGGCGGCAATACTTGCGATGACTATGGTTGTGTACTTCTTACCAACACCTGGCTCTTCTGGCGGTGTTGAAGGTGCCTTCTACATAATGTTTAAAAATTTGATTTCACGCGATATTGTTGTTGCAACTGTCATAACATGGCGCTTGATCACGTATTATACAATGATTGCTCTTGGGACTTTGCTGCTGTCAAAAATGCTTTTGACCTTCAAACAAACAAAGCCGTAA
- a CDS encoding YitT family protein, whose amino-acid sequence MNKSLVIREYILASVGVLITAIGLVVFLIPNNIAAGGASGLAMVLNGVIKLPVGVWMYIINGLLFLIAFLTVGFDFSIKTIYCTFLITFLVDLFDRFIKLPRYIAGDMMLAVFFGDVLTAIGMAITFTQNASTGGTDIVARILNRYYAAPMGTTLLIVDFIIGVLAGLTFGVRTGMYAILAIIINGMTIDFVMKGIETSTQVIVISEKNEQIADFVLNKLKRGATYLDGYGAYTKKYRKILLIVLRRRELGELISFIRKTDKSSFIIVNEARYTFGEGFQNIRNVF is encoded by the coding sequence ATGAATAAGAGCTTAGTCATCAGAGAATACATACTTGCGAGCGTTGGTGTGTTGATAACAGCTATAGGTCTTGTGGTTTTTCTAATACCAAACAACATAGCCGCTGGTGGTGCAAGTGGACTTGCCATGGTTCTCAATGGTGTGATCAAATTGCCGGTTGGTGTCTGGATGTATATAATAAATGGTTTGTTATTTTTAATCGCCTTTCTCACGGTCGGTTTTGACTTCAGCATAAAAACGATATACTGCACCTTTTTAATAACTTTTCTTGTGGACCTTTTCGATAGATTCATAAAGTTACCAAGGTACATCGCTGGAGATATGATGCTTGCAGTATTCTTTGGAGATGTTCTCACTGCGATCGGAATGGCTATCACCTTCACTCAAAATGCTTCCACGGGTGGGACAGATATAGTAGCGAGGATATTAAACAGATATTACGCTGCACCGATGGGAACAACCTTGTTAATCGTCGATTTTATTATCGGTGTTCTCGCAGGTTTGACATTTGGTGTGAGAACGGGTATGTATGCAATTCTGGCCATTATAATAAATGGCATGACGATCGATTTTGTGATGAAAGGCATCGAAACATCTACACAAGTTATAGTAATATCAGAAAAGAATGAACAAATAGCAGATTTTGTTTTGAACAAATTGAAAAGAGGTGCAACGTATCTGGACGGATATGGCGCATACACCAAAAAATACAGAAAGATATTGTTAATAGTTTTGAGAAGAAGAGAGCTCGGTGAGTTGATATCTTTCATCCGAAAAACCGACAAGAGTTCTTTCATAATCGTCAACGAGGCACGTTATACTTTCGGTGAGGGATTTCAAAATATCAGAAACGTTTTCTAA
- the groES gene encoding co-chaperone GroES: MKVTPLGERLLIKPLKEEKRTEGGIVLPDSAKEKPMRAEVIAVGEKVENIDVKAGDKVIFSKYAGTEIKIDEVDYIIIDANDILAKIEE; this comes from the coding sequence ATGAAAGTTACGCCACTTGGCGAGAGGCTGTTGATCAAACCCTTGAAAGAGGAAAAAAGAACCGAGGGAGGTATAGTTTTACCAGATTCGGCAAAGGAAAAACCAATGAGAGCCGAGGTAATTGCTGTTGGGGAAAAAGTTGAAAACATCGACGTAAAAGCCGGAGACAAAGTTATCTTCTCAAAGTATGCTGGTACTGAAATCAAAATTGATGAGGTTGATTACATCATCATTGATGCGAATGATATTCTTGCAAAGATCGAAGAGTGA
- the groL gene encoding chaperonin GroEL (60 kDa chaperone family; promotes refolding of misfolded polypeptides especially under stressful conditions; forms two stacked rings of heptamers to form a barrel-shaped 14mer; ends can be capped by GroES; misfolded proteins enter the barrel where they are refolded when GroES binds) has product MPKLLRFDEEARRSLERGVNKVADAVRITLGPKGRNVVIEKSWGSPTITNDGVSIAKEIDLEDKFENLGAQLVKEVASKTNDVAGDGTTTATVLAQAMIREGLKNVAAGSNPILLKRGIDKASEKVAKYIKEKSKKLSGREDIAHVAAISANNTEIGELIAEAMDKVGEDGVITVEDSKTLETYVEFTEGMQFDRGYISPYFVTDAEKMEVELKEPFILITDKKLSAIKPLIPILEKVAQTGRPILVIAEDVEGEALTTLVLNKLKGTLSACAVKAPGFGDRRKAMLQDIAILTGGTVISDELGINLEDVTLEDLGRADLVRVKKDDTIIIGGKGNPEEIKKRIAQIKSQIEQTTSEYEKETLQERMAKLAGGVAVIKVGAATETELKEKKHRIEDALSATRAAVEEGIVPGGGVTLLRSRKVLEGLLKELDGDEKVGATIVYKSLEYPIRQIAENAGYDGAVIVEKILSSKDDAYGFDALKGEYTDMFKAGIIDPAKVTRSALQNAASIAGMLLTTEVLVVEKPEEKKETPPAMPPEY; this is encoded by the coding sequence ATGCCGAAACTTTTGAGATTTGATGAAGAAGCTCGCAGATCCTTGGAAAGAGGCGTAAACAAAGTCGCTGATGCAGTGAGAATTACACTTGGACCAAAAGGTAGAAATGTTGTTATCGAGAAAAGCTGGGGATCTCCAACTATCACCAATGACGGTGTTTCTATAGCAAAAGAGATCGACCTTGAGGACAAATTTGAAAATCTCGGTGCGCAACTTGTAAAAGAAGTTGCTTCAAAGACCAATGACGTAGCTGGTGACGGAACAACAACGGCTACAGTGCTTGCACAGGCAATGATCAGAGAAGGTTTAAAGAACGTTGCTGCAGGTTCAAATCCAATACTTCTCAAACGCGGTATTGATAAAGCATCAGAAAAAGTAGCAAAGTACATCAAAGAAAAATCTAAGAAACTCTCTGGTAGAGAAGATATCGCACACGTTGCTGCAATCAGTGCAAACAATACAGAGATTGGTGAACTCATAGCCGAGGCAATGGACAAAGTTGGTGAAGATGGAGTCATCACGGTTGAAGATTCAAAGACCCTGGAAACCTATGTTGAATTCACAGAAGGTATGCAGTTTGATAGAGGATACATTTCTCCGTATTTTGTAACCGATGCAGAGAAAATGGAAGTTGAGCTTAAAGAACCTTTCATTCTCATCACAGATAAAAAGCTGAGTGCAATTAAACCTTTGATACCCATTCTTGAGAAAGTTGCTCAGACTGGTAGGCCAATCCTTGTTATCGCGGAAGATGTTGAGGGAGAGGCATTGACCACACTTGTTCTCAACAAACTGAAGGGCACACTCTCTGCCTGTGCAGTGAAAGCTCCTGGTTTTGGTGACAGAAGAAAAGCCATGCTTCAGGACATCGCAATCCTCACAGGTGGGACAGTTATTAGCGATGAACTTGGAATAAACCTCGAGGATGTAACACTTGAAGATCTTGGAAGAGCAGATCTTGTGAGAGTTAAGAAAGATGACACGATCATCATTGGTGGAAAGGGAAATCCAGAAGAGATCAAAAAGAGAATCGCTCAGATAAAATCCCAGATTGAGCAAACAACATCCGAATATGAGAAAGAAACTCTGCAAGAAAGAATGGCAAAGCTCGCTGGTGGAGTTGCAGTCATAAAGGTCGGTGCTGCGACTGAAACAGAGCTTAAAGAAAAGAAACACAGGATTGAAGACGCTTTGAGCGCAACAAGGGCAGCTGTCGAAGAAGGAATAGTTCCTGGTGGTGGAGTAACACTTCTCAGAAGTAGAAAAGTTCTGGAAGGTCTTCTCAAAGAACTCGATGGAGATGAAAAGGTTGGTGCCACAATAGTTTACAAGTCGCTTGAGTATCCTATCAGACAGATCGCAGAAAATGCTGGATATGACGGTGCAGTTATCGTTGAAAAGATACTCTCTTCAAAAGACGACGCCTATGGATTCGACGCACTCAAAGGTGAATACACGGATATGTTCAAAGCTGGAATTATCGATCCAGCAAAGGTCACAAGAAGTGCACTGCAGAATGCTGCTTCCATTGCTGGGATGCTTTTGACAACAGAAGTGCTTGTTGTTGAAAAGCCAGAAGAAAAGAAAGAAACACCTCCCGCAATGCCACCTGAATATTAA
- a CDS encoding pyrimidine dimer DNA glycosylase/endonuclease V yields MRLWSIDFSYLDRKGLLAVWREALLAKAVLSFKTKGYKNHPQLERFKSHSNPLKAINTYLFYIYEESKSRNYNFDLSKIDLSQVDSSIKIKVTKGQLRYEFEHLLRKLQKRDHQKYLELLNREHVNPIDLLPIP; encoded by the coding sequence ATGAGATTGTGGTCGATAGATTTTAGTTATTTAGACAGAAAAGGATTACTCGCTGTATGGAGAGAGGCACTCCTTGCAAAAGCCGTTTTATCTTTTAAAACCAAGGGGTATAAAAATCATCCTCAGTTGGAGAGATTCAAGAGTCATTCTAATCCTCTGAAGGCAATAAACACGTATCTTTTCTATATCTATGAAGAATCAAAATCAAGAAATTATAACTTTGATCTTTCAAAAATCGATCTTTCACAAGTAGATAGTTCCATAAAAATAAAAGTCACAAAAGGTCAACTTCGGTATGAATTTGAACATCTACTCAGAAAACTTCAAAAGAGAGATCATCAAAAATATTTGGAGTTGCTCAACAGAGAACATGTTAACCCAATTGACCTACTCCCAATCCCCTGA
- a CDS encoding MarR family winged helix-turn-helix transcriptional regulator has translation MKIDAEQIMKSIFDLVLTFSRMLNFNNEIENLRAIELYVLLYVAQRGSQKMSELAQAFSMTKSNITFLVDSLEQKGFVMRSRSNEDRRVVMIELTQKGQQIYKQILSDFSKLIDKVTSQIPSQDLAVMADGFERLSKLFGMGEKR, from the coding sequence ATGAAAATTGACGCAGAGCAGATTATGAAATCTATTTTCGATTTGGTCTTAACATTTTCGAGGATGCTCAACTTTAACAATGAAATTGAGAATTTAAGAGCTATTGAACTGTATGTACTTTTATATGTTGCTCAAAGAGGATCACAAAAGATGAGTGAACTTGCTCAGGCATTTTCCATGACAAAGAGCAACATAACTTTTCTTGTTGATTCACTTGAGCAAAAGGGTTTTGTCATGCGATCAAGATCAAATGAAGACAGACGCGTCGTAATGATTGAGTTAACTCAAAAGGGTCAGCAAATATACAAACAGATTCTTTCAGATTTTTCAAAACTGATAGACAAGGTCACCTCCCAGATACCTTCCCAGGATCTGGCGGTGATGGCTGATGGCTTTGAAAGACTTTCAAAGCTTTTTGGAATGGGTGAAAAACGATGA